In Flavobacterium piscisymbiosum, the sequence AAGAACGCAAATTTGATTACAACTTTAACAAAGCAGATTTTATTGCCAAACTCATTCAGTTAAAGAAACAAAACACAGCTTCGAGCAATTTGCAATTGGCACATGCTTATTTTAATGTTTCGTATTTAGGAAATTCCTGGATGATGGTCGCCTACGACTGGACATCTGGTGAATCGTATATCGATTATGTATATGGCGATAATACTGAGTTGGAGAAAACCTATCAAAAAGGCAATTACTACAGTTTAACAATGGCTAAAATGTATTATGAAAAAGCACTGAAATTATCTAAAAACAATAACGAAAAAGCAATGGCCAGTTTAATGATTTTTGAATGTAGTTATTACGGTCATTACGCCAATATGGTTTCAGCCGAAGAAGAAGCAAAAAATCCGTTTAAAGCAGGGAAGGAGTTGGTTAATTTATATTCGATTTACAAAACCACACCAACGTTCAAAAAATACAATTGCCCTTTATTGCATTCCTTTATAAATTAAAATTTTAAACCATATAAGTGATATTAGAAAATTTAAGTTTGATTCTGATAAAAATAAAAGCATAAAAAAAGTGTTCGCTACACGAACACTTTTTTTATAGTAAAATCTAAAATCTAAAATCTAAAATCTAAAATCTAAAATCTAAAATCTAAAATCTAAAATCTAAAATCTAAAATCTAAAATCTAAAATCTAAAATTAGATAGCCGTTACAATAGCTAAGAAGTCATCAGCTTTTAAAGCAGCACCACCAATTAAACCACCGTCTACGTCTGGTTTACCAAAGATTTCTTTAGCGTTATCTGGTTTTACAGAACCACCGTATAGAATAGAAACTTCGTCAGCGATTTCAGCTCCGTAAGCTTTACGTACCACTTCTCTGATGAATTCGTGCATTTCCTGAGCTTGTTCAGGTGAAGCAGTTTCTCCAGTTCCAATAGCCCAAACTGGCTCATAAGCTAAAACAACTTTAGACCATGATTCTTTTGAGATCTGGAATAATCCGTCACGTAATTGATTTTCAACAATATTAAAGTGATTGTCAGATTGACGGTCTTTTAATTCTTCTCCAAAACAGAAAATTACTGTTAAGTCATGTTTCAATGCAGTGTCTACTTTATTAGCGATTAAAGCATCAGTTTCGTGAAAAATTGCGCGACGCTCAGAGTGACCAAGAATTACGGTGTTTACACCAATACTAGTTAACATATCAGCAGAAATTTCTCCTGTAAAAGCTCCACCTTCAGCCTGGTGAACGTTTTGAGCTGCAACACCAATAGTTGTATTTTTAACTTTGGCAACAGCTGCCTGTAAGTTTACAAATGTTGGAGCTACAATTACCTGAGCAGTAGTTTGAGCTGGTATTTTAGTAATTAATTCGCTTAATAATTCTTCAGTTTGTGCCGCGTTTTTATGCATTTTCCAGTTTCCTGCAACAATCTTTTTTCTCATTTTGGTAGTTTTTATTTTATTTTTTTATTTTTTGTTCTGCGTTATATAACATTGACATTGAATTTTGCAATTGCCATTGTTATTATTTTTTTACTTTAGGCTTTTCAAAGTTTCATTGATTTTATCAAAATCCTTTTCAATAGCACGATACAATACAATTTTTCCTGTTTTGTCTACAATAATATATCTCGGAATCCAATCCAGATCAATTGCTTTTCCAAAAAGGCCTTTCATTCCATCATTCATCATAAAATGATCACCTTTTAATTCGTGTTTTTCAATTCCTGCTTTCCATTTATCAGCTGTTTTATCAGCAGAGATAAACAAGTACGAAACATCAGGATTGTTGGCTTGTAATTCTTTTAATTGCGGCATCGCTTTTACACAGTCACCACACCATGAAGCCCAAACTTCGATAACCAAAGTTTTACCTTTGTATTTTTTTAAAATATTTTTGAAAGTAACCTGACTTTCATCAGTTGCTAATAATTTTTCAGACAAAGCTTCTTTAGAAAAACTTGTTTTCTGAGCTTGTGAGCATGAAAATGTAATAAAGGCGATTACAACAAGGGCTAATTGTTTCATACGTAGATACTATTTGTTTTTTTTAAAATTCTAATTTCAGATCTTTTTTTTATTAATCATTATATTTTAAAAACCTAATGATTTCAGGTAATAAAAGATCATCAACAAAGTTAAACAAACAAATTGAATGAGAAATGGAGATTAACAAAAATTGAACAGTCCCTTATTTTATAACAAAAGATAAAGTTTAGGTTAAAAAAACGAGAGTGAAATCGTAATAGTAGACTAATGAAATACGAATTTTGATGTATTTTTTGATTTAATTAAAAAATAGATCACAATAAAAGTTTATTTTATTTTAAAATAGTTTCATTTTAAAGGAAAAAAACGGCTGGAAAAAGTCTTTTTTAGAGAAGAAATTCATTGCGTTTTTTTTAAAGGAAATAGTGTCGTGACTTTATTTTTTAAATTTAATTAAGAGAGGCGAGAATGTTATAAACCCCGGAAGTAAGATCTCGTTTAAATAATGCATTGGTAATGGCTATATTTTTATATTCAAAATCTAAACCTTTTTTTACCAAAATGGCGTCTATATGCAGTTCAAAAATACTTTTGTCGCCCACATTTACAGAATAATTGATATTATCATTTTCTCTTCCCACATTTTCAAGAACGATTATGTTTAAATTGTTATCAGATATAAAATGATGTTTGACCAAATCGTTAGAATCCAGATTTTTTACAGTGATTTTTTCCGGATCCAATGTGTTGTTCGAGAATACATTTTCTCCGTTATGATCTAAAATCTGAAAAGCAAATGTTTCCGGCGAAGTAAGGTTATCAGTGATATCAGCTTCACTATTACATCCTATAAATAAAAAAATAAATACGAGGCTCGACAATTGTTTCATAGTTATTGATTTAAATTAACAATTTCTAAGATTACCAAAAGGTACGGCTTATAATTTATATTTTTTGGCAGAGAATATTATTTTAACGTATTTTTTAGTTTAAATTATGATTGCATTTGATTGCTTTTGCTGTGTATAATTCATCTATAAGTGTTAGGTTAATATTCAAATTCTATTTGTTTTTAGATAAAAAAAAACACCAATTCAACCATAGAAGAATTGGTGTTTCTGAATTTTTAGTTTTAATGTCTTATAACTTCAAATCCTGAATATCATTATAATGAACTTTTTGGATTATAGTTCCGTTTTGTATTACGACAATGCTAGGGTTTGCTCTTTCTACCGTTTTTAAAGCTGTAGCATCACAGAAATAAAAATTAACATCTAAGCCATATTGTTTTTTCGCTTTTGCAATTTCATCAGCTCCTGATGCGGTCATTGCAATTACCTTGTATCCTTTTGTTTTTGCATCTTTGGTTAAACCTTCTAATTTTTTCATTCCGTCAGGATTAGACAAAGCCAAATCATACGTTACAAAAACAAGTAATTTCGGTTCTTTTAATAATTCTTCTTTGTAGTCAGAATCCTCTTTTACCATTGTAAAATCGTGAATTGGCGGGATATAACCTTCAGTAATTACTTTGTCTTTTCTGTCCACAAAAGTTGCTCCCTCAGGAATATTGGCCAGATCTTTTTCGGTAAATTCTTTATCAACACCATTTACTTTGTAGATAAAAATCATTTCAACTACAGATTTTGGCGCGCCTTCAGGAATTTCCATTCCTTTTTCGATATTCGTTCCCACTTTATAAGGACGGAAATCTTTTATCGGATTATGATTTAAAACCCAAACGGCCATGAAAATACACAATACAACACTTGCGTAAGTAATAATATTTGTTACAGGACTTGAGAATAAAGGTTTTACTAATTTTTTATTGATGAATAAAATCAGAATAAAGAATAGTAAAACAATATCTTTTGTAAACGATTGCCAAGGGGTTAAATGCAACGCGTCTCCAAAACATCCGCAATCTTTTACGACATCAAAATAAGCAGAGTAGAAGGTAAGGAATGTAAAGAAAACGATTAATAGCAATAAAGCCCAAATCGTTAGTTTTGATTTGTAACCCACCAATAACATAACGCCCAAAACAACTTCAAGAATTACTAAAAAGATGGCTAATCCTAAAGCCAATGGCTCTAAAAATGGCATATTAAAAACCGGTTCGCTAAAGTATTCTGCTAATTTATAAGAGAATCCAACAGGATCATTCAGTTTAATTAATCCGGAAATAATAAATAATACTCCGACAAATAATCTTGACAATTGGGTAATGATGTTTTTCATATTGTTTAAATTTAAAGTCCAAAATTCTAATTTTAGGTTTGGAATTTGGAATTTATTTTTTGGAATTTGATTTTTATTTTATTGGTTCAAGGATCAATGCAAAAACAGAATAATTAATCATATCCTGATAATTGGCATCAATACCTTCAGAAACTAAAGTTTTACCTTTATTATCTTCAATTTGCTTTACGCGAAGTAGTTTTTGCAGAATCAAATCGGTCAATGAACTTACACGCATATCACGCCAGGCTTCGCCATAATCGTGATTTTTGGCTTCCATTAACTCTTTGGTTAATTTTACTTTAGCATCATATAAATCAGTTGCTTGTTCTACACTTAAATCAGGCTGATCTACAACACCTAATTCTAACTGAATCAAAGCCATAATCGAATAATTGATAATCCCGATGAATTCTCCTTTTTCATCTTCATCAACTTTACGCACGTCGTTTTCTTGTAAACTTCTAATTCTTTGTGCTTTTATGAATATCTGATCCGTAAGCGATGGCAATCTTAAAATGCGCCATGCACTACCATAATCTTTCATTTTATTGATGAATAAAGTACGGCAAACCGTAATTACATTATCAAATTCAAGGGAAGTATTCTTCATTTATTGCTGTATATTTGCTAAAATTTCTTCAAAAATAAGGATTAAATTAAAGAGTTTCAAGTTTCAGGTTTTCTTTGTTTCAAGTTTTTTCTAAACAAAGTGTTAACGGCGGTAACTTGAAACTAAAAATAATGTAAAAAGTTTCAGGTTTCAGGTTTTCTTTGTTTCAAGTTCAGGCTTGTGCAATCGAGATTAACCTGAAACTTCAAACAAATAAAACTTGAAACAAAATGTTTATTAACTGCAAAGGAAAACTTATTGATTTGTCAGTTCCTAAAGTAATGGGAATTTTGAATGTTACGCCAAACTCCTTTTTTGATGGAGGAAAATATAAAAATGAAGGCGAGATTATCTCGCAAGTAGAGAAAATGTTATCCGAAGGCGCAACATTTATAGATATTGGTGCCTATTCAAGCAAACCAAGCGCAGAATTTGTTACTGAACAACAAGAAATAGACCGAATCGTTCCTGCCATAGAATTGATTTTAAAACATTTTCCTGAAACGTTATTATCGATTGATACTTTTAGGGCTGCCGTTGCAAAGGCAAGTATAGAAAGTGGTGCAGCGATTATAAACGACATAGCAGCAGGAGAATTAGACGATAAAATGTTTGATGTTATTGCTGATTATAATGTTCCGTATATTATGATGCACATGCGAGGAAACCCGCAAACCATGCAAAGTATGACTCAATATGAGGATATTGTAAAAGAAATGTTGTTCTACTTTTCTGAAAAAGTAAAAAAAGCAAGAAGCCTCGGAATCAATGATTTGATCTTAGATCCCGGTTTCGGATTTGCAAAAACAACCGATCAGAATTATGAAGTTTTACAAAAAATGGAACTTTTTAATCTTTTAGAGTTACCTGTTTTAGCAGGAGTTTCGAGAAAATCTATGATTTATAAAACACTTGGTAATACAGCGCAAGAAGCCTTAAACGGAACAACTGTTATTAATACAATTGCATTGACAAAAGGGGCAAAAATTCTGCGTGTTCATGATGTAAAAGAAGCTGTGGAATGTGTTACTTTGATGAATAAAATAGGTTTGTCTAATTAAATTATAAAAATGAAAAAAAGATACTATTTACTGGCGATCCTATATTTTTTGGTCAATTTTAGTTTTGGACAGGTTCCTCCGCCACCACCGCCTCCGCCATCAAAAAAAGTAAATAAATCAGATAAGATATACGGAGATTATTCGCAAAATAAAGACAAGAAAGAGAAAACTAAAACTAAAAATAATAAAACTGAAGTTGTAGAACTTGCTGAAGATAATTCTAATGATGGTTTAACTAAAAATGCTATTCCAGAATTCAAAATATCTATTTATGAGTCAACAGATTCAAAATCGATTTATTATTATAAAAATGTTGAAAATTTATTACTTAAATTAGATACTCTTGTATCTGCGGAGCAAATAATAAGTTATACGAAGTATAAAGCACATTCAAATACAATAAATCCAGCTTATTTAGATAGTTTGTCCAGAAAAGCATACAAACTAAATGAAGATAAAAAATACGATGAAGCAATTGCTGTAGGTAAAGAAATTCTTCGTCAAAGTCCAAACAATATAAGTGGGCATAAAGAGATTGCTTATGCCTATAAGCATTTAGGAAATGAGAATTTATGGAATCTTCATTTTTTAATGATGGTAAAAATTATCAATTCAGTATTCAAATATGGCGATGGAAGCCGCAAAACTCCTTATCTTTTAAATAATTTTTTTGAAGGAATATCTATTTATGAAGCTAAATTTGGATGTTATCCAACAAAAGTAACGTTGATTCTCACGAAAGAAAAAATACTTTTAGGTGGTTATGATTGTTATCATATAATGCGTTTTTCAAATTTGACACATTGGCTGCCATTCTTGAAAAAGGACGATTACAAAATAGAAGAATGATATTGTTATAAAAAAAATAAATATGAAATACCTTAGTTTAATTTTCATTTGTTTTCTTTTCTCCTGTGAAAAAAAAGAAGACATCCTGCTTCCCAAATCAAACGTAACAATTGTGAAAGACGTACAAGATCATTCACCAATTTATATCTTTTTTAAAATAGAAGGAAAAGATACAATTGCCGATGTAAACCGTAAAAACAGTATCATTTCGACCAATTGGCTTTTCAATATCGATAAACGTTTGCCATTAAAACTGGTTATTCCGGAAGTAATAAAACTTCAGGAGAAAAAACGAGCTGATAGTGCACACAAAAACGAAAATGCCGAAAACTACTATTCCTACGCAGATTCTATCGGGAAGAATTTAGCTTTTTTACCTTTCACGAAAGTGTATTATAAAATTGGAAAACCAGAAAGTAAATTTGACATAATTTCATTCAGAAAAGGAAGTGATTTAGTTTCTTCAAATGGTTTGCAAATAAAGAAAATTGAATTTATAAAAGAATTTTATGCTAAGAAATATGAAGTAACACCAAACGTTGTCTTTTTATTTGATAAAAACATGAGTTACGAGGAATATATTCAAAACAAAATCTTAATTGGAAAATTTAAAGGCTATAATGTTGATGAACTTCCTGAAGAATTCATCTTCTAAAACTGAAAACTAATCCCGATAGCTATCGGGAGCGACTGAAAACTCTTCTATTGATGATGATAAGGTTCATTCCTTAAAATCGTAAATCCGCGATACAATTGTTCGATAAAAAATAATCGAACCATTTGGTGTGAAAATGTCATTAACGAAAGCGAAATTTTTCCTTGCGCTTTGCTATAAACGGTATCTGAAAATCCGTAAGGTCCGCCAATTACAAAAACAAGCGTTTTTATTCCGGAGTTCATTTTTTTCTGCAATTCTTCAGAGAAACCAACGCTGGAGAAGTTTTTTCCGTTTTCATCCAATAAAATTAATTGATCTGTTGGGGTTAATTTCGAAAGAATCAATTCGCCTTCTTTTTCCTTTTGCTGACTTTCAGATAAGTTTTTTACGTTTTTGATATCGGGAATAATTTCCAAATCAAATTTGATGTAAAACGACAAACGTTTAGTATAATCATCAATCAAAGTTTGAAGTGATTTGTTATCTGTTTTGCCTATGGCGATAAGTTTGATATTCATTTTAATATTTTTTTTTCTGCCACTAATTGCACGAATGCACACGAATTTTTTAAATAATAATCTGCGTTAATCTGTTTAATCCGTAAAATCCGTGGGCAATTTTGCGAACTATTTTTTATTCTCAAAAACGGTTTCGAAATGTTCTACAACAGGAAACGGTTCGTAATAATGATGCAGCATCTTTTTCCATTCCAGATAAGCTTCAGAGTTTCTAAAACCTACTGTATGATCTTCAAGCGTATTCCAATCGACCAATAAAAGATATTTATTTTCGACTTCAAGGCACTTTTCTAAACGATGACCTAAATAACCATCAATTGATGAAATGTATTGACTTGCTTTTGCAAAATCAGCCTCAAATTGAGAGGTTAATTCCGGTTTAACAAAAAGGATTGCGGCTTCTAAAATCATAATAATTATATTTTTTATCTGCTCGATCTGCTAAATCTGCGAGAAAAAATTAACTCCCGCAGATTTAGCAGATTTGGCGGATTTTTTTTGATATTTCGAAATAAAGAATCTGCGTGAATCCGTTTTAACCTGTTTAAATCCGTGTGCCATCTTTACTCACAGAAAAGTTTTTAGTTCTTAGAAAATTTATCTTCAAAAGTTTTAAATCTTGCATCCAAATCTTTCACTAATTGTTTTTTTACCGCTGAATCCTGAATAAAACTATAATTAATGCTGTTGTAAACGTATTGTTTTATCGTAGCATACGAAACATCTGGATATCTTTTGGCAAGCAAAACATATTGTTCTGTCATATTAGTTCTTAAAATTCCGGCGTCATCTGTACTGATTACGATTGGCACATTAAATTCTTTGTAAAGTGTAAACGGATGTCTGTTTTCTTTTACTTTCAAAATGAATTCGTTACTCGTTAAGTTAATCTCAATCGGAATGTTGTTTTTTGCCATATAACGCAATAAATCGTATGAATTTGCTTCGTACGCGATATCAACTCCGTGACCAATTCTGTTTGCTCCGGCAACGTAAATCGCATCGTTTATATGCCAGGTTAGATCTTCGGGTTGAACCAATCCTAAAGTCAGTTCACCTGCATGAAGCGTATATTTTACCTCTGGATATTTAGAATGACAATATTTGAACATTAACATATGCAACCAATAATCTTTCATAGAATTTTCGCCATGTTCCGGAGAAACGATGTTTACACCAGCAACCAGTTTACTGTCGTTTGCAGAGATAAATGCAATGGTAAGATTCTTGAATAAATCGACCGGATTCATAAAACGAAGCACAAAATTTTGATAACGCATAGTAAATTTGTCGTCGTCAATTTTTAAGTCTTTATGAAGTTTTGCAATGAAATTAGTATTGAAATCTGAAGCGTATTTTTTAGCATCTTTCTTTTGAATCGATTTATA encodes:
- the tpiA gene encoding triose-phosphate isomerase, producing MRKKIVAGNWKMHKNAAQTEELLSELITKIPAQTTAQVIVAPTFVNLQAAVAKVKNTTIGVAAQNVHQAEGGAFTGEISADMLTSIGVNTVILGHSERRAIFHETDALIANKVDTALKHDLTVIFCFGEELKDRQSDNHFNIVENQLRDGLFQISKESWSKVVLAYEPVWAIGTGETASPEQAQEMHEFIREVVRKAYGAEIADEVSILYGGSVKPDNAKEIFGKPDVDGGLIGGAALKADDFLAIVTAI
- a CDS encoding TlpA family protein disulfide reductase, with amino-acid sequence MKQLALVVIAFITFSCSQAQKTSFSKEALSEKLLATDESQVTFKNILKKYKGKTLVIEVWASWCGDCVKAMPQLKELQANNPDVSYLFISADKTADKWKAGIEKHELKGDHFMMNDGMKGLFGKAIDLDWIPRYIIVDKTGKIVLYRAIEKDFDKINETLKSLK
- a CDS encoding BT_3928 family protein, translating into MKNIITQLSRLFVGVLFIISGLIKLNDPVGFSYKLAEYFSEPVFNMPFLEPLALGLAIFLVILEVVLGVMLLVGYKSKLTIWALLLLIVFFTFLTFYSAYFDVVKDCGCFGDALHLTPWQSFTKDIVLLFFILILFINKKLVKPLFSSPVTNIITYASVVLCIFMAVWVLNHNPIKDFRPYKVGTNIEKGMEIPEGAPKSVVEMIFIYKVNGVDKEFTEKDLANIPEGATFVDRKDKVITEGYIPPIHDFTMVKEDSDYKEELLKEPKLLVFVTYDLALSNPDGMKKLEGLTKDAKTKGYKVIAMTASGADEIAKAKKQYGLDVNFYFCDATALKTVERANPSIVVIQNGTIIQKVHYNDIQDLKL
- a CDS encoding DUF1599 domain-containing protein, whose product is MKNTSLEFDNVITVCRTLFINKMKDYGSAWRILRLPSLTDQIFIKAQRIRSLQENDVRKVDEDEKGEFIGIINYSIMALIQLELGVVDQPDLSVEQATDLYDAKVKLTKELMEAKNHDYGEAWRDMRVSSLTDLILQKLLRVKQIEDNKGKTLVSEGIDANYQDMINYSVFALILEPIK
- the folP gene encoding dihydropteroate synthase, whose protein sequence is MFINCKGKLIDLSVPKVMGILNVTPNSFFDGGKYKNEGEIISQVEKMLSEGATFIDIGAYSSKPSAEFVTEQQEIDRIVPAIELILKHFPETLLSIDTFRAAVAKASIESGAAIINDIAAGELDDKMFDVIADYNVPYIMMHMRGNPQTMQSMTQYEDIVKEMLFYFSEKVKKARSLGINDLILDPGFGFAKTTDQNYEVLQKMELFNLLELPVLAGVSRKSMIYKTLGNTAQEALNGTTVINTIALTKGAKILRVHDVKEAVECVTLMNKIGLSN
- a CDS encoding DUF4919 domain-containing protein, producing MKKRYYLLAILYFLVNFSFGQVPPPPPPPPSKKVNKSDKIYGDYSQNKDKKEKTKTKNNKTEVVELAEDNSNDGLTKNAIPEFKISIYESTDSKSIYYYKNVENLLLKLDTLVSAEQIISYTKYKAHSNTINPAYLDSLSRKAYKLNEDKKYDEAIAVGKEILRQSPNNISGHKEIAYAYKHLGNENLWNLHFLMMVKIINSVFKYGDGSRKTPYLLNNFFEGISIYEAKFGCYPTKVTLILTKEKILLGGYDCYHIMRFSNLTHWLPFLKKDDYKIEE
- the rlmH gene encoding 23S rRNA (pseudouridine(1915)-N(3))-methyltransferase RlmH, whose protein sequence is MNIKLIAIGKTDNKSLQTLIDDYTKRLSFYIKFDLEIIPDIKNVKNLSESQQKEKEGELILSKLTPTDQLILLDENGKNFSSVGFSEELQKKMNSGIKTLVFVIGGPYGFSDTVYSKAQGKISLSLMTFSHQMVRLFFIEQLYRGFTILRNEPYHHQ
- a CDS encoding antibiotic biosynthesis monooxygenase family protein encodes the protein MILEAAILFVKPELTSQFEADFAKASQYISSIDGYLGHRLEKCLEVENKYLLLVDWNTLEDHTVGFRNSEAYLEWKKMLHHYYEPFPVVEHFETVFENKK
- a CDS encoding adenosine deaminase, with the protein product MSRIITLFCFFIAQIGFSQTAENYLSKIRNNEALLTAFFQQMPKGGDLHHHFSGSVYAEPLLERAIAKNFYLNLETLAVSETKPEKGNWINFDSIKKLEKLDYYEQQIMQTWSVKDYNGSVPSDDQFFDSFQKFEPTIQGHFAEGMLELKKRAIAENVSYIETQLSTIPCDMNVSDLSDFNSKLRQAASQRDEKAVLKLLDELYKSIQKKDAKKYASDFNTNFIAKLHKDLKIDDDKFTMRYQNFVLRFMNPVDLFKNLTIAFISANDSKLVAGVNIVSPEHGENSMKDYWLHMLMFKYCHSKYPEVKYTLHAGELTLGLVQPEDLTWHINDAIYVAGANRIGHGVDIAYEANSYDLLRYMAKNNIPIEINLTSNEFILKVKENRHPFTLYKEFNVPIVISTDDAGILRTNMTEQYVLLAKRYPDVSYATIKQYVYNSINYSFIQDSAVKKQLVKDLDARFKTFEDKFSKN